A genomic window from Populus alba chromosome 19, ASM523922v2, whole genome shotgun sequence includes:
- the LOC118056531 gene encoding uncharacterized protein, with amino-acid sequence MSLACLACHSVESPSRSFRSYSVSSSDNEGRCTAIANCITRKLSHPPPRANSSFASSSSKVTPQPLNPSNDSMTGPPRLVRSRAVRRDLVRDWNFDGVVVER; translated from the coding sequence ATGAGTCTAGCATGTCTTGCATGCCACAGTGTAGAGAGTCCATCACGCTCCTTCAGAAGCTACTCGGTCTCGAGCTCAGACAATGAAGGAAGATGTACAGCCATTGCCAACTGCATAACCAGGAAGCTATCTCATCCTCCTCCCAGAGCAAACTCTTCTTTtgcgtcatcatcatccaaagTGACCCCACAACCACTTAATCCAAGTAATGACAGCATGACAGGACCCCCACGATTAGTACGCAGTCGTGCTGTGAGAAGAGACCTTGTAAGAGATTGGAATTTTGATGGGGTTGTGGTGGAGCGTTAA